tcgtgttcgctactttgataatttgatatgtgggtggacccgTGCTTAGGTGccgttcttacttgaacaaacgtcctacttatgattaacccctcgcAAGTAttcgcaactatgagaaaagtattaagataaaatctaaccatagcattaaacttttggatccaaatcggccccttacgaagtagtgcataaactagggtttaagcttctgtcactctagcaacccatcatctaataactactccacaatgcattcccttaggcccaaatattgtgaagtgtcatgtagtcgacgttcgcatgataccactaagggaatcacaacatacatatcatcaaaatatcgaacacatatcaagttaaCATGATTATTTGCAACATcacttctcccgtgacctcaaaaACAAAAGTAACTAGTCTctaatgataatcatgctcaagatcagatggGTATTAAATAGTATAacggatctgaacatataatctttgACCAAATAAGCTATATaataatcaactacaagatgtaatcaacattACTAATCACACACATGCACCATCTGAGGttcggtacaaagattgaacacaagagatgaactagggtttgagaggagatggtgctgttgaagatgttgatggagattgccctcccaaagatgagagggttttttggtgatgacgatggcttcgatttccccctccgggagggaagttcccccggcggaatcgctccgccggagggcaaaagtgctcctacccaagttccgcctcgagacggcggcgtttcgtcccgaaagtcccCTCCTGATTTTTCTAGGTGaaaatgacctatatactagaagatgggcaccggagataggctgggctgagcacaacccaccaggacgcgcggggggggggggggggagggggctggcgcaccctggtgtcttgtgctcaccaggtggccccctccggtagttatttgttgtagtattttttatatatttctGCAGAATAGGTAACTGTGGCATAGCTTTTTCAGGCCCGGAATTCCAGTTGTCGGCGTTCTctctctttgtgtaaaccttgcatattataagAGAAAAaacattagaattactccataaagcattattatgcataaaaacattataaataacagtaggaaaacatgatgtaTACACGCGTGCTTGATTTTGGGAATACATTTCGAGCCGGCAAGACATTAGCGTCGCTGGTTTCTGAAAAAAAAAACGCATACGACCGAATCGTCCGCACACGAACATCGTGGGAGACCCGAATTCCGTTCCCCAGTTGATCAAACTACGCCAAGAGTGAAATGTGCAAAGCGCACTATGATGTCCAAAAAAGTTAGATGGAAAAGCCCTTCTTTTTCTCCAGCAATCATTTTTGTGAGCACTACCGAGCCAAACCAGGATATTATGCAGTTAAAAAAGACGGAAAAAGGCGGGAACGGCCACAGAATATCGCGGCGCTGGTAGTGGTGGTGGAGTAAACGCCAGGCGGGTCGCGAGCTTCAAGCACGCGGGCTCACGGGCGTGTCACTGCAGCGCGGGCCCAGCCGCGAGCCCGCTGTCATTCATTGACTGACCGAAGGAGACAGAACCGCAAGTGGCGCCCGTGCTCCATATATGCGCTCtgccacagcaccagagcatttCCAGTGCTCTGCTCctccgagctctctctctctcttctcttctcctccCGCCCGTGTCCGCGTCCTCCGCGGGAATCTTCCAGGCATGAGGAGCGGCAGAGTCCCTGgacgaggaggcggtggcggtggtggtggggAGACCGCCGCGCTCCTGTGCGGCCTCCTGCTCTTGCTCGGCGCCGCCGACGCGCAGGGCATCCGGCGCCCCTCTTCCTACAAAACCCTACGAGGTAACACCCCCGACTCTCCCTTCTCCAGGTTTCTGGACGCGCGCGCTCCTCTCTGTCCCGTCTCGTGTTCGTGTGTTTGTTCCTGCTGAGGGAGAGGCGTGTGAGCTTCTAGCGGGACTGCGCGCAAACTCATGAGTGCACATCGAATCTCCCCTGAAATCCTACAGCCAGCGGGCGCAGTCGCCTCCACGGTTCTCCTCCTGGAAACAAAAGCAAAAAGATTTCAGAAGGTTGACTGAGAATCCTACCGAGTTAATTAGTTAGTGGTGTTATCTTTCTTTCAAAAAGGAGGTTGAACATCTTTATTAAAGTTGATGGTGTAAGGGAGGGAGGTCAAATACATCCACAATTTGAGtttgaataaataaataaagttAAGGGATGATTCTGAGCAAATATTCAAGAGTTTGAATAACCGTGACTAACTGTTGTGCAGGTGATGCTCCCCTTGTGATCGCCAAAGGTGGATTTTCAGGAGTATTTCCTGATTCCAGTTATTACGCCTTTTCTTTCGCATTGCTTGCTAGTGCACCTGATACAAGTCTGTGGTGTGATGTGCAACTCACAAAGGATGGTGTTGGAATTTGCCTTCGGGATATAAATATGTCAAACTGCACTAATGCTGCACAAGTCTACCCTGTGAAAAATAAAAAGGAGGCAAAATATGTTATTGATGGCGTGCCAAAAACTGGATACTTCTCTCTGGACTTCACCTTGTCTGAGATTCAAACGACTCTTTCTTGTGAGTACCACTTTCAGCTTTCTATTAAAGCATACCATCTGTGCATCTCAGTTACATGCTAGTGAACGTGGACCAATATGAACTACAGTATGTTACCGGCATGCCTTTCCTCTGGCTCTTTCCTTGTTTTACATAGACATTATACACTATGTTTTATATCACTTCTCTGCTCTTCTTTTCTTCAGATTACATGCTTTTTATCGCTccagtttcttaacaaaggcttGACCTGATGATAAGCTTGTACCTATTCTTCTTACCTGATTATTCAATCTTTTGTGCAGTAACACAAGGAATTTATTCTCGCACTGAAAGGTTTGATACCATGTATTCTATCCTTTCCGTGACAGACTTTCAGTCCAATGTCAAGCCGCCTTCCGTTTGGTTGAATGTTCAGGTTAAATTTACCCTTCTTGCAATTTTGCCTTTATCTGTTACTGTTGCTACTTCTTTTGTCGAATCCGTTAAAATCTAACTTCTTCATATGTGCAGCGTGACATATTCTATAAGCAACATGGTTTGAACATGAGAAGCTACATAGTTTCCATCCTAAAGAGTGTCCCGGTCAAGTATATTTCATCACCTGAGTTGGGTTTCCTCAAAAGTATATCTAAAAGAGCTGGCCGCAGAACAAAGCTTGTGTTTCGCTTTCCTGATAACTTTCTCTCCGATCCTTCTACAAACCAAACTTACAGCTCACTGTCGAAGAACCTAACATTTATTAAGACCATTGCTTCTGGTATCATGGTCCCCAAGATCTACATCTGGCCAGTGACGAATGATAACTATCTGCAGCCTCCAACATCTTTTGTCCAAGATGCCCACAGTGCAGGGCTAGAAATATATGCATCTGACTTCGCAAATGATAGAATTATTCCCTATAACTACAGTTATGATCCCTTGCAAGAATACCTATCGTTTATAAGTGATGGCGGCTTCTCTGTGGATGGTGTATTAACAGACTACCCTATTACTGCATCCGAGGCTATTGGTATGTCACTTCTTTTTACACCGAGTACCTATGAAATCATTGAGTACAATGCTGTTTCGACTTTCTGCTTCACcatgttttcttttctttaacCTGAAATAAGATCTTAAcctggaagcttgctatccatgtgccagaaccatgagttggtcgcgagatcttatgggtttcacctctagcctatcCCAACTTATTTGGGAccaaaggctttgttgttgttgaaCCTGAAATAAGATCTTAAGATATAGGAATAACTCTGTAAATATACAATGACAATAATGTGATACCTGTGCAATTGCATCTTTTATCATGTCATTTTATACATGTATTACATTTTATTTCTACATCTATAAATGATTGAAAGATTTTTCTAACTTATTTACCTGGCTGGAGACAAGTTAACTTTATGCCTTTTCACCTTTAAGTTTGCTTCTGAATCTCTCTCTTTTATCTTTTGAACTTGTGATCTCTAATTAAGGAGATGCACTAGATTACGATCATTCCCCTATTGAACACATTTCTCTTTAACACACTACATCCTCATTAAACTTGCCTTCCCCTAAGCCATCCAACTTTAGACCTTCAGCCGATAAGCAGAAAGATTGGACTTTGTACAAATGTATCATGCATCAAATAACCAAAGGGATGTTTAAGAAAATGCAGAACACTTATTGATTGTATAAATATATGAGCAATATAGTTTTCTTCCGTTGCTAATTCATTTGAATCTTCTACCCTTCAGGCTGTTTTGCTGACTTGAATGCAAGTAAGGCGGATCATGGTATGTATATCTGGGCGTAAATCCTAGTACTGCTGCCAGCCATGATGCTTGGATGCGTACAAGTTCAACTCTGTTTAATTGTCCCAGTGTTTCTCTGCAGGGAAACCTTTAATCATTTCGCATAATGGTGCCAGTGGAGACTACCCAGATTGTACTGATCTTGCCTACCAGAATGCAATTAAGGATGGTGCTGACGTGATTGACTGTGCCCTTCAAGTGACAAAAGATGGAGTTCTTATTTGCATGAGTTCCATCAACCTGCTTGATACCACCAATGTTCAGATGACACCTTTCAGTTCTCGTACATCTGTCGTTCCTGAAATTCGGGATACACCAGGGATTTTTACATTCAACCTTACTTGGAATGACATTAGCGATAGTTCTTTGAAACGTGAGTTCCTTCATCACAGCATGGAGATGATCTTTTTAATGTTGTTTTCTGTGGAAGTTGATGGTTAACAGCTGAGAAGTATGTGGATggcataaaaacaaaaaaattaaattCTTCTAGTTTCCTCATACCTACCTTTTTTCTGCAGCCAAGATATCTAGCCCATTGAGTACCTACTATCTTGTAAGAAACCCGAGATACACAAATACTGGGAAGTTTGTCAAGTTCTCAGACTTTCTGGAATATGGTAAGGATCAGGATTTATCTGGCATCATGATCACGATCGAGGTGATACTTCCGCTTGAAGTAACTTCAACTTTAATCTCTTCGGTTATGCTTACTAGCCAATTTACTAATTTGACTCTCTTTTATTCAAAAAAGAGAGTCCTAGTTTAAGGAACATAATATATTTACTTATTTGTCTTTTCCTAAGTTGTATAATTTATTTAACTGATGTCATCACCATGTATTCTCTTATTGGCAAGGAATATGAGAATCATGAAATGTACCGAACATGCAAAATGTCGGCAAATAGGACATACAAATAAAATGTGTAATTCTATCTATTATTATGTGTGCAGTAATCAGTACCGTGTTCTTGGCTAGGCTATTACTGAAAGCTCATATTTGTCACACAAGCGTTACCATGTGAATATTTAGTCCTTTGAAGTCAAATTTCTTGCAATTTTCTTGAGCTTTAATCAGTGGAGTCCTATTTGATCAACATGTCTTCTGTGCTGCAGAATGCCGCATTTATGGCGAAGTCATTAGGATTTGATGTTCTCGAGTCCCTAACCACTGCCTTAAATGATGCTGGCTATAATAATCAAACTACCAAGGAAGTCATGATCCAGTCAACAGATAGCGCTGTTCTTGTGAAATTGAAGCAGCAGAAAGCAAAATACAAGCTTGTTTACACTCTCCAGCCAGGCATTGGGGATGCTTCTGCTTCCTCACTAGCAGATGTTAAGGAGTTTGCCGAGGCTGTAGTTGTCGACAGGAGTTCTTTCTTTGCACAAAGTGTGCACTTTATCATCAACCAAACCAGCCTTTTGACAGATCTGCAGTCCGCGGGACTAACGGTATATGCGCAGGTGTTCCGCAACGAGTTTGTATCACAACCTTGGGACTTCTTCGGAGATGAAACAGTGGAAATTAATAACTATGCCCAGTCGCTTAATGTCGATGGCTTAATCACTGACTTCCCCAAGACAGTGAGGAGATACAAGAGTAAGTTACGTCTGCGATCTTTCATTCGTGTTTTGCTGCTTGTTTTGTTTAGACTAATTTGTAGCATTGACGGCTGTGGTGCCCCTGCCGAACCATTTCGGGCATTCATATAGCTTACAGCAATAGGAAACTCTCTTTTCTCTTTTGGATAAGTGACAGTATTTGACCTTTGCTATATTGTATTGGCAGGGAATTCGTGTACGGGTTTGGGAAATGACGTGCCCTCCTACATGGGGAACGTTACTGTCGGTGGCCTCGCGCAACTACTCAAGAATCAAGCCGCTCCTCAGGCCCAGCCGCCATCTGTGGCACCAATGCCAAAATTGGACGCACCAAGCGTGCAGCGGCCGCCATTCCCCACCGTCGCGCCCAAGAATGCACCTTCTGGTGCCGCCCCACCTCCCGGTTCATCGCCTTCTGCTGCTCACACGACGGCTGTAAGCACCTGCATTCTGCTTGTATTGGCCTGTGCTACTCTTCTGCTTTGAGCATCAGGACATGAGGCTGTGCGCTAGTAGGTTAAGTTACCGGAGGGGGGCCGTTAGACTTGTGCAAGCTATCATCTTGCTATTTTGtgctatatatacacacacacacacatatcaGGCGTTCGTTTCTGTAGCTATTCCGGCACATTGGTGTATTTGATCTATCAACTGAATTGAAGAGGCTCGGTTTATCACTCTAGCAAGCGCAAGTGCTCGATATTTCATACAGTACTGCATTGCTGAGTGGTGATGGGTGGGAAGATGTTGTCTTACCATTGTTGTGTTTGTGTATAAAAGAACTGTACTTCTTAGCTGAAAAGAATGTGTGCGCTGTGAAAATCGAGGAAGTGTGCATATTTCTAGATTCAGGTGTAAGATCTGGGCAGTGTTAAATAAGTGTGGTGTCTTATTTTTTGACGTTGATATCCACCACACGTGTGGTATATTCGACATGCGTCCATACACCGTGTGTGGTATGAGCAGGAGGCAGCCCACGCGGGCTGTGTGTGGGCGAACATTAGAattgcccacacgtgtgggcgcgGCTACTTCGTGCCACACGCCCAACAAGTACTACTCATCTCCACCTCGCGCGTGTGGCATGAAGCAAAAATGCCCACACGTCCTGGCGCAGCTAGGTTAGGTACCTGCGGGATGATGATTTAGTTGCCATCCTGGTTGGCAAATGTAGTTATCCGGGATGGCAAGTGTGGTTGTAAAAGCATGGCAACTATATCTGTTTTGGTTAACTATAGTTGTCATGTCTAATTTATGGTAGTTGCCGCGTGTAATCAAACCGTAGTTGCCGTGTGTgattaactacttgccacatatggtcaaacagtagttgccatgtgtgtttacctagttgccatgtgtggtccaaccatagttgccatgtatggttAATCACAAttgccatgtgtgtttatctGGTTGCCACGTACGCGCACTTGCCGTCTAGCAAAGAATcacagttgccatgtgtgtttactTACTTGCCACGTTCGCGTAACTGCAGTTGTCATCCACAACGTAGGAGTGTCATGTGGGCGAAaagcagttcgcccacacgcgCATGAACTAGGTGGTGGCTGTGTGGGCAGAAACTAGTTCGCCCACACAGCACAGCTGGCAAACAACATGGTGCGGGGCGTGTGGGCAAACTCTCCAACGCCCACACAGCAGCCCCGTCCTACGTGGCATGCAAATTTTGCCTTAATGTGTCAAGATTCGTGCAAACTGCACTGGACGATGATCCATGCATGTGGGCGAGTTGCAAAACTGCCACATGTGTGGGTGTTAGTATTTCCTTTATTTTTTCGCCGAAGAAACATGTGTGCAGCACCAAGGCAGGTGCAGGCAGCTATCTGATAATTCGGGGTTAGTCTGTAAAATCAGAATGAGATCCCTGGAGAAAACAAGCCAGCATTGCGTAGGACACAAGCGAAAGCCGAACAAAATATTCAGATGAAACCGCAGATATCTGTGTCACCTACAAACCATTAGGTTATAAGATCCAGCGGAACAAACTCTCCAAAGATGAGACCGCCGGAATCTTGGATCTCAGCCCAAGCCAACGCCCTGAGAGATCATCTGCAGCCGGCTCCTCGTCATGCCGAAAGAGGTTCAGCAGGGCAGGTTGAGGCTGTCCGCCTGTCCGTACAGGGAGACCGAGAGATGGTCACGAGTCTCATGTGATTCCCTGGCCATGAGCAGACGGGCGTCTTCGCCGT
This sequence is a window from Aegilops tauschii subsp. strangulata cultivar AL8/78 chromosome 7, Aet v6.0, whole genome shotgun sequence. Protein-coding genes within it:
- the LOC109745960 gene encoding glycerophosphodiester phosphodiesterase GDPDL4; translation: MRSATAPEHFQCSAPPSSLSLFSSPPARVRVLRGNLPGMRSGRVPGRGGGGGGGGETAALLCGLLLLLGAADAQGIRRPSSYKTLRGDAPLVIAKGGFSGVFPDSSYYAFSFALLASAPDTSLWCDVQLTKDGVGICLRDINMSNCTNAAQVYPVKNKKEAKYVIDGVPKTGYFSLDFTLSEIQTTLSLTQGIYSRTERFDTMYSILSVTDFQSNVKPPSVWLNVQRDIFYKQHGLNMRSYIVSILKSVPVKYISSPELGFLKSISKRAGRRTKLVFRFPDNFLSDPSTNQTYSSLSKNLTFIKTIASGIMVPKIYIWPVTNDNYLQPPTSFVQDAHSAGLEIYASDFANDRIIPYNYSYDPLQEYLSFISDGGFSVDGVLTDYPITASEAIGCFADLNASKADHGKPLIISHNGASGDYPDCTDLAYQNAIKDGADVIDCALQVTKDGVLICMSSINLLDTTNVQMTPFSSRTSVVPEIRDTPGIFTFNLTWNDISDSSLKPKISSPLSTYYLVRNPRYTNTGKFVKFSDFLEYGKDQDLSGIMITIENAAFMAKSLGFDVLESLTTALNDAGYNNQTTKEVMIQSTDSAVLVKLKQQKAKYKLVYTLQPGIGDASASSLADVKEFAEAVVVDRSSFFAQSVHFIINQTSLLTDLQSAGLTVYAQVFRNEFVSQPWDFFGDETVEINNYAQSLNVDGLITDFPKTVRRYKRNSCTGLGNDVPSYMGNVTVGGLAQLLKNQAAPQAQPPSVAPMPKLDAPSVQRPPFPTVAPKNAPSGAAPPPGSSPSAAHTTAVSTCILLVLACATLLL